GGACGAAACCTGCCGCTGGCGATGGTCGGCTCGGTGCTGATCGTCGGCGTGTTGTACGTGGCGACGATCTTCGTCGCGACGAGCGCGTTCGGGAGCGAACAGCTCTCACAGTTCGGCGAGACCGCGATGGTCGAGGTGGGTCGTCACTACCTCGGCGCCGCCGGCGCGTTCGCGATCGTCTTCGGCGGGCTGCTCGCGACGATGTCCAGCGCCAACGCGTCGATCCTGAGCACGTCGCGGGCCATCTACGCCGTCTCGCGGGACGCCCTGTTACCCCAGGGCGCGAGCCGGATCAACCTCCGGTACGGAACCCCACACGTCGCGCTGGGGATGGCCGGCGGGCCGATCCTGGTCCTGACCGCGACCGGACGCGTCGAACTGCTGGCGGAGGTCGCCTCGTTTCTCCATCTCATCATGTACGGGCTGATCTGCGTCGCGCTGATCGCGCTGCGCCGGAACGAGCCGGAGTGGTACGACCCCGACTTCCGCGTGCCGGGCTACCCCGTCGTGCCGGCGCTCGGCGCGATCGCCAGCTTCGCGCTGATCGGGTTCATGCAGCCCGCCTCGCAGCTCGTCGGCGTCGGAATCATGATCGCGACCGCGGGCTGGTACTACTACTACGCCCGCGACATCGACCTGAAAGGAAAGCTATGACACGCGTACTCGTTCCGCTGGCGATACTGAAGCGAGAATCGGTCTCGGCCGGGTTAACGGCGCTGCTCGAGCCGACGAACGTCACGGTGCTTGGCTACCACGAGCTTCCCGAACAGACGCCGGCCGACCAGGCCCGCGACCAGTACGGAGCGCGCGCGACCGACGCGCTCGAGGACCTCGCGGCGGAGTTCGGATCGGCCACGGGGACTGCCGACCACCGTCTCGTGTTCACGCACGACCGAAAGCAGACGTTCGATCGCGTCGCCAGGGAAACGAACGCGGACGCGTACGCGATCCCGGGCGCGACGGGACCGATCGATCGACTGCTCGTAGCGCTGACCGGCGACGTCGCCGTCGAGCGGATCGTCTCCGTTGTCGCCGAGCTGGTCGGCGACCGCGATATCGGCGTCACGCTCTTTCTGGCGACCGACGACGAGGACGCGGGTCGCGAGCTGCTCGCGGCCTCGAAGGTCCCGCTGGTCGACCGGGGGATCGACGTGGAGACCGAACTCGCCGTCGACGAACTCGCCCTCGAGGCGCTCGTCGACGCGGCGGTCGGCCACGACGCCGTCGTGATGGGCGAACGGGCGCCCTCGCTGCTGACGCTCGTCTTCGGCGAGGACGCCGAGCGCGTCGCGGCCGAGTCGGTCGGTCCGGTGCTCGTCGTCCGAAACGTCGAGAACGCGTCGGCAGACGAGGGGTGACCGAGCCCTGCGCGGCGACGCGACGGACGGGAGCGCCCACGGTCAGGAGTCGGTCGCGTCCGCGTCGTCCTCGAGGTACTCCCCGCGAATCACGAGCACCGGGTCGACGGTCCCTCTGGCCAGCTTCTTCGCCCGATCCCGGAAGATGTACCGGCGGAGCGACGGCCGACTCTCGCCGACGACGAGCAGGTCGTGGTCGGCCGCGGCTTCGAGGATCGCCTGCGTCGGCGAGCCGTCGACGACGATCGAAGTGTCGATCCGGTCGCGGTCGACGCCGGTGGCGACGAGTTCGTCGACGGCGGCCCCGAGGAGTTCCGTTCGGCGGTTCCGTTCGTCCTCGTCGGGGGCGACGTGGAACAGCGTCACCTCGAGGTCGGTGTCCGCGAGCACCGCGCCCAGAAACCGGGCGATGTACTCGAGGTTGACGTCGCCCCGAACCGCGACAAGCACCCGCTCGAGCACCGGGGCGGGGTTGAGCAACAGGATCGCGTCGCAGTCGGTCTCGACGGCGACGCGCTCGAAGGTCTTCAACCGATCGTGCGTGAAGACGACCCGGGACGAGACGTCGAGACAGCCGGCGTCCTCGAAGACGGTATGCAGCTCGTCGAGTTCGGCCCGGACGCGCGAGCCGTACTGGTCACGGGCCTGATCGGTACCGGTCTGTTCGGGTAGTTCGCGGTAGCCGAGCAGGACGACCGGCACCGACGCGAGCACGTCGATCACCGTCCGCGGAACGCTCTCACCGCCGAGGACGTCGATCGGAACGAGCACGCTGTTGTCGGGTGCAGGCATGGGGCTGTGATAGCATACGCCAGTGGCCCTCATAGACCTCCGTAACGACGGTCGTGACAGTCATCGGGACTCACACCGATCAGTTCCACCGCGGATCCCGCAGGGTTTTTGCGATGGAACGCCAGGCTCCGCCTATGACAGAGGCGACGGGGATCGTCGGGGAGTTTCTCTCGCTCAAGGAGGAAACGGACGCCGACCTGCTGACGATGCAGTGTGGGGACTTCTACGAGTTCTTCGCCGAGGACGCCGAGATCGTCGCCGACGAGTTAGAGCTGAAGGTGTCTCAGAAGTCTTCCCACGGCTCGTCGTACCCGATGGCGGGCGTTCCCGTCGACGACCTGACGCCCTACCTGAAGGCCCTGGTCGAGCGCGGCTACCGGGTCGCCGTCGCCGACCAGTACGAGACCGACTCCGGCCACGCCCGCGAGATCGTTCGCGTGGTCACCCCCGGGACCCTGCTCGAGACCAGCGACGCCGACGCCCAGTACCTGGCCGCGGTCGTCGCCGACTCGAGCGCTCGCGGCGACGATCCAGGGTACGGCCTCGCGTTCGCCGACGTGACTACCGGTCGATTCCTCGTCGCTGAAGCCGACGACGCCGACGAGGCGCTGACTGAGCTGTACCGGTTCGACCCCGTCGAGGTGTTGCCGGGCCCCGAGGTCCGAGCCGACGACGACCTGCTCGGGCAGGTTCGCGAGCGCCTCGAGGCGACGCTTACCCTCCACGAAACCGAGTCGTTCGCGCCCAGACGGGCGGACCACGCCGTCCGCGAGCAGTTCGGCGACGGCACCGTCGACCGCCTCGGCGTCGACGAGCCCGCCGTCGCCGCCGCGGGCGCCGTACTCGACTACGTCGAGGAGACCGGCGCCGGCGTGCTCGCCTCGATGACCCGCATCCAGGCCCACCGCGGCGACGACCACGTCACCCTGGACGCGACCACCCAGCGTAACCTCGAGCTCACCGAGACGATGCAGGGCGACCGCGAGGGCTCGCTGTTCGCGACGATCGACCACACCGCGACCAGCGCCGGTGGTCGGCTGCTCAAGGAGTGGCTCCAGCGTCCCCGGCGATCGCTCGCGGACCTCAAGCGCCGCCAGGAGAGCGTCGCCGCGCTGTCGACGGCCGCACTGGCCCGCGACGAGATTCAGGACGTCCTCGGCGAGGCCTACGACCTGGCCAGACTCGCCTCGAAGGCGAGCCACGGCAGCGCCGACGCGCGGGACCTGGTGGCGGTCCGGGAGACGCTTTCGGTACTACCCGCGGTCGCCGACGCCGTCACCTCGAACCCCGACCTGGCCGACTCGCCGCTGGCCGACGTCCTCGAGCGTCCGGACCGCGAGGACGCCCGCGAGCTGCGCGCCGAGCTCGAGGACGCGATCGCCGAGGACCCGCCGTCGACGGTGACCCAGGGCGAGCTGTTCCGGCAGGGGTACGACGACGAGCTCGACGAGGTAATCGAGCGCCACGAGAAAGTCCGGGAGTGGCTCGACACGCTCGCCGACCGGGAGAAACGCCAGCACGGCCTGAGTCACGTGACCGTCGACCGGAACAAGACCGACGGCTACTACATCCAGGTGGGGAAGTCCGCGGCCGACGGGGTTCCCGACCACTACGAGCAGATCAAGACGCTGAAGAACTCCAAACGGTTCACGACCGACGAGCTGGAGGAGAAGGAACGCGACGTGTTGCGCCTCGAGGAGCGCCGCGGCGAACTCGAGTATGAGCTGTTCGAGGAGCTCCGCGAGGACGTCGCCGAGAGGGCCGAACTCCTGCAGGACGTCGGCCGGGCGCTGGCGACCGTCGACGCGCTGGCGAGCCTGGCGACCCACGCCGCGGAGAACCGCTGGATCAAACCCGAGCTCCGCCGGGACGATCGCCTCGAGATCGAGCAGGGCCGCCACCCCGTCGTCGAGCAGACGACCGAGTTCGTCCCCAACGACGTCCGCCTGGACGGGGATCGGGACTTCCTCGTCGTCACCGGACCCAACATGTCCGGGAAGTCGACCTACATGCGCCAGGTCGCCGCGATCGTGCTGCTGGCCCAGATCGGGAGCTTCGTCCCCGCGAAAGACGCGGAGATCGGGCTGGTCGACGGCATCTTCACCCGCGTCGGGGCGCTCGACGAGCTCGCGCAGGGACGGTCGACCTTTATGGTCGAGATGAGCGAGCTCTCGAACATCCTCCACACCGCGACCGAGGAGTCGCTCGTGATCTTGGACGAGGTCGGCCGGGGGACCGCGACCTACGACGGGATCTCGATCGCCTGGGCCGCCACGGAGTACCTCCACAACGAAGTGCGGGCGAAGACGCTGTTTGCGACCCACTACCACGAGCTGACCGGGCTCGCCGAGAAGCTCCCGCGGGTAGCCAACGTCCATATCGCGGCCGACGAACGCGACGGCGAGGTCACCTTCCTGCGGACGGTTCGAGACGGGCCCACGGATCGTAGCTACGGGATCCACGTCGCCGATCTGGCGGGCGTTCCCGACCCCGTCGTCGGCCGCTCGCGGGAGGTCTTAGAGCGCCTGCGCGAGGAGAAGGCCATCGAGGCAAAGGGAGGGACGTCGAACGAGCCCGTCCAGACGGTGTTCGACGTCTCGAGCGGGCAGTTCCGCGGCCCCGCGAACGCGGACGGCGGCGCGCGACCGACGGACGCCGATCCGGAGCCGTCGCTCGACCCCGAAACCGAACGCGTCCTCGAGGATCTCGCGGACGTCGACGTCAACGAGACCCCGCCCGTCGAACTGCTCTCGAAGGTCCGGGAGTGGCAACGGCGCCTCGAGGAGTAGACGGCGGCGACCGCGTCCTCGCCGGTTCTCGAGTAGTTCATCGTCGGTTGTACTTATCTCCGATTTAACTAGTAGTATCACACCATAATCAGAGATATTGAAATACATTTATTAGCTACTATATCCACGATAATGGTAGGAGGTGGAACGGGTGTTACGAGATCTGCTGATAGTCGACGACAATCCGGCTGACGTCCGGTACACGGAGGAGATGCTGAAGGAAGCGGGGGTAAAGAGCGACCGACACGTCGTGGGTGATGGGGTCGAAGCGTTGCGGTTTCTCCGCCGGCGCGGCGAGTACGCCGACGCGCCGCGTCCGGATCTGGTCCTGCTCGACTGGTACCTGCCGCGGAAAGACGGCCGGGAGGTGCTGGCCGAACTGCGAGCCGACGAGCGACTCGCCGGCGTTCCCGTCGTCGTGATGACCGGCTCGCGGCTCGAGGTGGAATCGCTCCGGACCGAATCGGGCGGGGCGGACGCGTACACCGTCAAGCCGATCGAGCCCGACGAGTTACGGCGGTTCGCCGAACGGCTGGGTGGCGCCCGGCGGCTCGCGTAGCGGTGCGGACGACACGCGAACGGCCTCTGTTATGTCCGACTCATCGCCGTGGTCCCGGTTCGGGTCGTCGGCGTGGTGACCGCCGACCACGATGTTGATCGACGCGCCGACGAGCAAGACCAGGGCGTTTCCGGAGAGCCAGACGAGCAACAGCAGTATCGAAAGGAACGCGGCGCAGGCGATGCTGCCGGCCATGAGCGTCACGTTGTACTCGCGGATCACGCTCGCGACCGCTCGAACGGCAGTCGCGATTCGCCGCTTTTTATACCGGACGTACGATGGTCGAAAGGAAACGGACGAAGCCGGAAGCTGCGGCCGTGCGCTCGTCGCGTCCGCACCGTATCGGAGCGCTACAGCAACAACAAGAGTGCGGCGTAGCCGACGGAACCGACGGCGAACGCCCAGAAGCGACTCTCCTGGGTCCGGGGAAGTTCGTCCTTGATCGCGTTGAAAACGATCCCGCCGGTCAGCAGACCGAGCAGGATCGTAAACGCCGCGTCGCCGATCGTGTACGCCGCGCCGAGACCCGCGCCAAGCACTACCGCGGCCGCGAGGACCCACCGGCCGACCCGCTGATACGCTTCGCGGTGGTGGTACTCCATCGCTGCGTCGTTTCCGAACAGGTGCAGCGCCATCGCGACCGCAAACAGCGCGGTGCTCTCGGTCCCCGTCTCCCCCTGCACCAGCACGTAGCCGATAAACGCGTTGTGAAGTACCTCGGGGACAAGCCCCGAGGCACTCTCGCTGTATCTCTGTAGAACAGCGCCAGCCCGACGAACGCGAGCCCGTAGATGTGGTGGTCGGCGAGCGAACCGACGAGGACGTCGACGTCCTCGAGGCCCTCTCGTCGACCGTCGAGCTCCGGAAAGAGATGGAGGACGGCGTAACGATCGAAACCCCGCCAGCGGCCGAGAGGAGCTCCTGTCGGGAGCGACCGCTCGAGAGCGGCAACTCGTCGGGAAGGAGATGCACCGCCGCGACCGCGGCTACGAGCGCCGCGGCGAGAAACGCGTCGCCGTCGACGAGAGCGGGAGGGAGGGACATCCGTTCGACCGTTCGACGCGTGGCGTGCTCGTTCTTTCGCCGGCGTCCTCGGTGGGGGACGCGTAAGACCTAACCAGCCGCTCTGGCTACGAGGTATCGATGCCCGTCGAGAGCGAGCGGTCTTCCGAGCGCACCCACCCACCATGAGCGAGGACACGACAACCCCCAACGACACCGCGATTCGCCAGCTCGACGACGACACCGTCGCCCGGATCGCCGCCGGCGAGGTCGTCGAACGACCCGCCAGCGCCGTCAAGGAGCTCGTCGAGAACAGCCTCGACGCCGGCGCCGATAGCGTCGACGTCACCGTCGAGGACGGCGGGACCGAGCTGATCAGGGTCGCCGACGACGGCAGCGGGATGAGCGAGGCCGACCTCCGGGCCGCGGTTCGCCAGCACACCACGAGCAAGATCGCCGGACTCGAGGACCTCGAGTCCGGCGTCGCCACGCTTGGCTTCCGCGGCGAGGCCTTACACACCATCGGCTCAGTCGCGAAGCTGACCATCCGGAGCCGTCCGCAGGGGGGCGACGGTGTCGGCACCGAACTCGTCTACGAGGGCGGCGACGTCGTCTCGGTCGAGCCAACGGGCTGTCCCGCAGGAACCGTCGTCGAGGTCGCGGAGCTCTTCTACAACACCCCCGCGCGCCGGAAGTTCCTCAAGACGACCGCGACCGAGTTCGCCCACGTCAACCGGGTCGTGACCCGCTACGCGCTCGCGAACCCCGACGTCGCGGTCTCGCTGACCCACGACGGCCGCGAGGTGTTCGCGACGACCGGGCAGGGCGACCTGCAGGCGGCCGTCCTCTCGGTGTACGGCCGCGAGGTCGCCTCGGCGATGCTCCCCGTCGAGGCCGAGGACGACGAGCTTCCCGTGGGCCCCGTCGAGTCGATCACCGGGCTCGTCTCCCACCCCGAGACGAACCGCTCGAGCCGCGAGTACCTCGCGACCTACGTCAACGGACGGGCGGTCTCGGCCGACGCCGTCCGCGAGGGGATCATGGGTGCCTACGGCACCCAGCTCGGCGGGGATCGCTACCCGTTCGTCGCACTCTTCCTGGAGGTCCCGGGCGAGGCCGTCGACGTCAACGTCCACCCCCGCAAGCGGGAGGTGCGGTTCGACGACGACGACGCCGTACGCAGACAGGTCGACGCGGCCGTCGAGTCGGCGCTGCTCGAGCAGGGGCTGTTGCGCTCGGGTGCGCCCCGAGGACGGTCGGCGCCGGAGGAGGCGCGCCTCGATCCAGGTGGGAAGCAGGGATCGACTGGCCGACCCGGGGCCGCAGACTCGCCCACCGAGGCGGGAGCGTCGACGGACTCCCGAGGACGGACGACCGATCCGGGTTCCGAGACGGAGCGACCGGAGCCCGGCGACGCCGGAGCGGAACCGGGGTCGGAGTCCTCGGAACCGGACAGTGCCGGGCCGGAGCCCGAGCCAACACCGTCGAGCGACGAGTCGACCCCCCGAGCCGAGGAGCGCGACGCCGACGCCGTTTCGGAGTCGAGCGCGGACGCTTCCCGCGAGGATCGCGGCCTCGGAGGACAGGCCGTGTCCGACGACGGAGCGAGCCCCGGCTCGGCCGCGGACGCTCCCGGAACGGCTCCGGATCGAGGCAACGACACGGCGGGATCCGAGGACGACGACGCTCCAAGCGTCGCGTCCGAGGCACACGACGACCGCGACCGTCGGTTCTCGGGCCCCACCGAGCAGCGGACGCTGGCGGGCGAGGCCGCAAACGGCGACGCCACCGAGTTCGAGACGCTGCCCGCGTTGCGGGTGCTTGGCCAGTACACCGACACCTACCTCGTCTGTGAGGCGACCGACGGACTCGTTCTCATCGACCAGCACGCCGCCGACGAGCGGGTCAACTACGAGCGCCTGCGGGAGGCTTTCGCCGACGACCCCGCCGCCCAGTCGCTGGCCTCGGCCGTCGAGCTCGAGCTCACCGCCACGGAGGCCGAGGCCTTCGAGAGCTACCGCGAGGCCCTCGCTCGACTCGGCTTTCACGCGAACCGCGTCGACGACCGCACCGTCGCCGTGACGACCGTCCCTGCCGTCCTCGAGGAGACCCTCGAACCGGAGCGGTTGCGGGACGTCCTCACGTCGTTCGTCGAGGGCGACCGCGAGGCCGGGGCGGAGACGATCGACGCGCTGGCCGACGAGTTCCTCGGCGATCTGGCGTGTTACCCCTCGATCACCGGCAACACCTCGCTGACGGAGGGGTCGGTCGTCGACCTGCTCCGGGCGCTCGACGACTGCGAGAACCCCTACAGCTGCCCCCACGGCCGACCCGTGATCGTCCGCCTCGAGGACGGCGAAATCGAGGAGCGGTTCGAGCGGGACTACCCCGGCCACCACGGGTAACGGCGTTCGCTATCGTTCTCCGTCGCTCTGCGGAGATTCCCTTCGAACGGCTCGGTCTCTCGCGTATCGAGGACGGCGTCGTCCGTTCCGGGCAGAAAGCATTTATAGGATAGAAATAAAATCACTATTGTTGAAAGATGAGTGTGGTACTCATAGCCGTCGGGTGGCTGGTGGTGCTCTGCCTGTACCTCGGGTTCTTTATCGGTATGGGTGTCCCCGAACGCGATCGTCGGGAGTCCGACCTTGCGTCACAGCGCCGCGGCTCACGGTAGCGCTGGGACGCGTCTCGAACGCCCCAAAAGAGGGGGCGATCTCACGACACACCATTTCCAAAATTTAGCTCTCAACGTCGATAGTTTATCCCCTCTCGATCACCGGTTCCATAACGACTACATTACTAATCGTTATCGGCTTTAATGTAGATATGAGAGAGCATACCAAAACCCGGCGACGAGTACTGCAGGGAATCACCGCGGCGGGACTCTCGGCCGGAATGATCGGTTCGGGAAGCGCCGGTTCGACGACGACGTACGTCATTACGGGCGGATCGCGAGGACGGCTCGAGGACGCGGGCTTTGCGGTCACGCGTGAACTCGCGGGCGGGTCGGTCTCGATCGTCACCGGCCCGGCCGACGCCGAGGACGACCTCGAGGCGATCGACGAGGTCGACGGCGTAACGGAGAACTTCGAGGTCGATTTCGCCGACCCGGTCAGCAGCGCCGAACCGCAGACGACCGACGACGCCGAATTCACCGACCTGCAGTGGGACAAGGAGATCACCGACACCTTCGAGGCCCACGAGCACGCCACGGGCGAGGGCTCCCGGATCGTCATCGCCGACACGGGCGTCGACGGCACGCATCCGGACCTCGACGAGAACTTCAACAAGGAGCTGAGCGTCTCGGTCGTCGACGGCGGCCAAATTGATGAACACATCGGAGACAGCGGCGACCACGGCACCCACGTCGCTGGAACCGCGGCGGCGTCGGGAGCGGAGGGAGTTACTGGAACCGCCCCCGACGCGGAGATCGTCTCGGTTCGAGTCCTCGGGCCCGATAGCAGTTCGTTCGCGGATATCCTGGTCGGCGCGGAGTACGCCGCGGAGATCGGCGCCGACGCCGCGAACTTCAGCCTCGGCGCGGGGCCGTACCCGCCCCAGGCCAACAGCGACGGCCTTCGCGTGGCGGTCCAGACGGTCATGCAGGACGTCGCTCGCCGCGGCACCGTTCAGACGGTGTCGTCGGGGAACGCTGAGACGGACCTCCAGCGGGGCGGGACGTTCTATCTGCCGGGAACCGTCCAGGGCGTGATGACCGTCTCTGCGAGCGGACCGAACGACGAACTCGCCTTCTACTCGAACTACGGCACGAGCGAGATCGAGGTCGGGGCGCCCGGCGGTGGACGCGCGACCGAAGGGGAAACCGTGACCCCCGACGATCTCGTCTTCTCGACGGAACCCGACGGCACGTACGGCTGGAAGGCAGGCACCTCGATGGCCGCACCGCAGGTCGCCGGTCTGGTTGGGCTCGTTCGCGAGCTCGCTCCCGAGATGCACGTGAACCAGGTCGAGAACAACATCGCCCACGGTGCGGAGCTCGTCCCCGGCAGGAGCAGCCCCGAGTTCGGCGCCGGGCGCATCAACGCGTTGAACACGGCCCAGCGAATCTGAGCGCCGTCTCGCTGTGATCGTCGTTTTTGTCGTGACCCCGAGGACGGAGAGCTGGAGCGACGCACGACGACGATAACGGTAGGTCGCTCCAGCTCGTATCCCG
This genomic window from Natronococcus occultus SP4 contains:
- a CDS encoding universal stress protein encodes the protein MTRVLVPLAILKRESVSAGLTALLEPTNVTVLGYHELPEQTPADQARDQYGARATDALEDLAAEFGSATGTADHRLVFTHDRKQTFDRVARETNADAYAIPGATGPIDRLLVALTGDVAVERIVSVVAELVGDRDIGVTLFLATDDEDAGRELLAASKVPLVDRGIDVETELAVDELALEALVDAAVGHDAVVMGERAPSLLTLVFGEDAERVAAESVGPVLVVRNVENASADEG
- a CDS encoding response regulator, with product MERVLRDLLIVDDNPADVRYTEEMLKEAGVKSDRHVVGDGVEALRFLRRRGEYADAPRPDLVLLDWYLPRKDGREVLAELRADERLAGVPVVVMTGSRLEVESLRTESGGADAYTVKPIEPDELRRFAERLGGARRLA
- the mutL gene encoding DNA mismatch repair endonuclease MutL — protein: MSEDTTTPNDTAIRQLDDDTVARIAAGEVVERPASAVKELVENSLDAGADSVDVTVEDGGTELIRVADDGSGMSEADLRAAVRQHTTSKIAGLEDLESGVATLGFRGEALHTIGSVAKLTIRSRPQGGDGVGTELVYEGGDVVSVEPTGCPAGTVVEVAELFYNTPARRKFLKTTATEFAHVNRVVTRYALANPDVAVSLTHDGREVFATTGQGDLQAAVLSVYGREVASAMLPVEAEDDELPVGPVESITGLVSHPETNRSSREYLATYVNGRAVSADAVREGIMGAYGTQLGGDRYPFVALFLEVPGEAVDVNVHPRKREVRFDDDDAVRRQVDAAVESALLEQGLLRSGAPRGRSAPEEARLDPGGKQGSTGRPGAADSPTEAGASTDSRGRTTDPGSETERPEPGDAGAEPGSESSEPDSAGPEPEPTPSSDESTPRAEERDADAVSESSADASREDRGLGGQAVSDDGASPGSAADAPGTAPDRGNDTAGSEDDDAPSVASEAHDDRDRRFSGPTEQRTLAGEAANGDATEFETLPALRVLGQYTDTYLVCEATDGLVLIDQHAADERVNYERLREAFADDPAAQSLASAVELELTATEAEAFESYREALARLGFHANRVDDRTVAVTTVPAVLEETLEPERLRDVLTSFVEGDREAGAETIDALADEFLGDLACYPSITGNTSLTEGSVVDLLRALDDCENPYSCPHGRPVIVRLEDGEIEERFERDYPGHHG
- a CDS encoding S8 family peptidase, with product MREHTKTRRRVLQGITAAGLSAGMIGSGSAGSTTTYVITGGSRGRLEDAGFAVTRELAGGSVSIVTGPADAEDDLEAIDEVDGVTENFEVDFADPVSSAEPQTTDDAEFTDLQWDKEITDTFEAHEHATGEGSRIVIADTGVDGTHPDLDENFNKELSVSVVDGGQIDEHIGDSGDHGTHVAGTAAASGAEGVTGTAPDAEIVSVRVLGPDSSSFADILVGAEYAAEIGADAANFSLGAGPYPPQANSDGLRVAVQTVMQDVARRGTVQTVSSGNAETDLQRGGTFYLPGTVQGVMTVSASGPNDELAFYSNYGTSEIEVGAPGGGRATEGETVTPDDLVFSTEPDGTYGWKAGTSMAAPQVAGLVGLVRELAPEMHVNQVENNIAHGAELVPGRSSPEFGAGRINALNTAQRI
- a CDS encoding universal stress protein — encoded protein: MPAPDNSVLVPIDVLGGESVPRTVIDVLASVPVVLLGYRELPEQTGTDQARDQYGSRVRAELDELHTVFEDAGCLDVSSRVVFTHDRLKTFERVAVETDCDAILLLNPAPVLERVLVAVRGDVNLEYIARFLGAVLADTDLEVTLFHVAPDEDERNRRTELLGAAVDELVATGVDRDRIDTSIVVDGSPTQAILEAAADHDLLVVGESRPSLRRYIFRDRAKKLARGTVDPVLVIRGEYLEDDADATDS
- the mutS gene encoding DNA mismatch repair protein MutS, which translates into the protein MTEATGIVGEFLSLKEETDADLLTMQCGDFYEFFAEDAEIVADELELKVSQKSSHGSSYPMAGVPVDDLTPYLKALVERGYRVAVADQYETDSGHAREIVRVVTPGTLLETSDADAQYLAAVVADSSARGDDPGYGLAFADVTTGRFLVAEADDADEALTELYRFDPVEVLPGPEVRADDDLLGQVRERLEATLTLHETESFAPRRADHAVREQFGDGTVDRLGVDEPAVAAAGAVLDYVEETGAGVLASMTRIQAHRGDDHVTLDATTQRNLELTETMQGDREGSLFATIDHTATSAGGRLLKEWLQRPRRSLADLKRRQESVAALSTAALARDEIQDVLGEAYDLARLASKASHGSADARDLVAVRETLSVLPAVADAVTSNPDLADSPLADVLERPDREDARELRAELEDAIAEDPPSTVTQGELFRQGYDDELDEVIERHEKVREWLDTLADREKRQHGLSHVTVDRNKTDGYYIQVGKSAADGVPDHYEQIKTLKNSKRFTTDELEEKERDVLRLEERRGELEYELFEELREDVAERAELLQDVGRALATVDALASLATHAAENRWIKPELRRDDRLEIEQGRHPVVEQTTEFVPNDVRLDGDRDFLVVTGPNMSGKSTYMRQVAAIVLLAQIGSFVPAKDAEIGLVDGIFTRVGALDELAQGRSTFMVEMSELSNILHTATEESLVILDEVGRGTATYDGISIAWAATEYLHNEVRAKTLFATHYHELTGLAEKLPRVANVHIAADERDGEVTFLRTVRDGPTDRSYGIHVADLAGVPDPVVGRSREVLERLREEKAIEAKGGTSNEPVQTVFDVSSGQFRGPANADGGARPTDADPEPSLDPETERVLEDLADVDVNETPPVELLSKVREWQRRLEE